The following are from one region of the Anolis carolinensis isolate JA03-04 unplaced genomic scaffold, rAnoCar3.1.pri scaffold_15, whole genome shotgun sequence genome:
- the LOC134294487 gene encoding ribosome-binding protein 1: MGWKGKERKGKERQSKARQGKAWKDKARIGKAWKGKEKQGKAKERKARQGKTRQGWERHGKEKKSKEMQRKGKKRQEGHGKVMQSKAKQRKARHGKERKGKERKGMERKGKGMQSTARQGMERHGKERKGWERHGKERKGKARRAWKGNARQSKARQGKKARHGKERKGKEGHGEERKGKAKHGKARHGKERKGWERHGKERKGKARRAWKGNARQSKARQGKKARHGKERKGKEGHGEERKGKAKHGKARHGKERKGWERHGKERKGKARRAWKGNARQSKARQGKKARHGKERKGKEGHGEERKGKAKHGKARHGKAWKGKEKQGRERPGKDGKGMERKRKARKGKGKESKAGKDQARMGKAWKGKEKQGKARQGKKRQEGHGKVMQGKAKQGMGWKGKERKGKERQSKARHGKTRQGKERKGWERHGEERKGKAKHGKARHGKAWKGKERMGKAWKGKEKQGRERPGKDGKGMERKGKKRKRQGKERKGKKGMER, encoded by the coding sequence ATGggatggaaaggaaaggagagaaaagggaaggaaaggcaaagcaaggcaaggcaaggcaaggcatggAAAGACAAGGCAAGGATAGGAAAGgcatggaaaggaaaagaaaagcaaggaaaggcaaaggaaaggaaagcaaggcAGGGAAAGACCAGGCAAGGATGGGAAAGgcatggaaaggaaaagaaaagcaaggaaatgcaaaggaaaggaaagaaaaggcaagAAGGGCATGGAAAGGTaatgcaaagcaaagcaaagcaaaggaaggcaaggcatggaaaggagaggaaaggaaaagaaaggaagggcatggagaggaaaggaaagggaatgcAAAgtacggcaaggcaaggcatggaaaggcatggaaaggaaaggaaaggatgggaaaggcatggaaaggaaaggaaaggaaaggcaagaaGGGCATGGAAAGGTAATGCAAGGCaaagcaaagcaaggcaaggcaagaaggcaaggcatggaaaggagagaaaaggcaaggaagggcatggagaggaaaggaaagggaaggcaaagcacggcaaggcaaggcatggaaaggaaaggaaaggatgggaaaggcatggaaaggaaaggaaaggaaaggcaagaaGGGCATGGAAAGGTAATGCAAGGCaaagcaaagcaaggcaaggcaagaaggcaaggcatggaaaggagagaaaaggcaaggaagggcatggagaggaaaggaaagggaaggcaaagcacggcaaggcaaggcatggaaaggaaaggaaaggatgggaaaggcatggaaaggaaaggaaaggaaaggcaagaaGGGCATGGAAAGGTAATGCAAGGCaaagcaaagcaaggcaaggcaagaaggcaaggcatggaaaggagagaaaaggcaaggaagggcatggagaggaaaggaaagggaaggcaaagcacggcaaggcaaggcatggaaaggcatggaaaggaaaggaaaagcaaggCAGGGAAAGACCAGGCAAGGATGGGAAAGgcatggaaaggaaaagaaaagcaaggaaaggcaaaggaaaggaaagcaaggcAGGGAAAGACCAGGCAAGGATGGGAAAggcatggaaaggaaaggaaaagcaaggcaaggcaaggcaaggaaagaaaAGGCAAGAAGGGCATGGAAAGGTAATGCAAGGCAAAGCAAAGCAAGGCATGggatggaaaggaaaggagagaaaagggaaggaaaggcaaagcaaggcaaggcatggaaagacaaggcaaggaaaggaaagaaaaggatggGAAAGGcatggagaggaaaggaaagggaaggcaaagcatggcaaggcaaggcatggaaaggcatggaaaggaaaggaaaggatgggaaaggcatggaaaggaaaggaaaagcaaggCAGGGAAAGACCAGGCAAGGATGGGAAAggcatggaaaggaaaggaaagaaaaggaaaaggcaaggaaaggaaaggaaaggcaagaaGGGCATGGAAAGgtaa